Proteins encoded together in one Orrella marina window:
- a CDS encoding cytosine deaminase has product MSETLLYNARLPDGRQQMSILIKDGRIKAIEPDATLADTIVASREDLRGYLVSPSFVDAHFHMDSTLRYGQPRVNQSGTLFEGIEIWRELKPALARDQIIQTATRYCQWAVANGLLAIRSHVDISDPKLLAVEALLEVQQAVRPYLDLQLVAFPQDGLLRRPGSLEQLERALDLGVNVVGGIPHYERTSQEGARSIEILCELAARRALMIDMHCDETDDPWSRHIETLTFQTQRFGLQGRVTGSHLCSMHSMDNDYAHKLISLMAESRMRVVSNPLINMTLQGRRDTYPKRRGLTRVPELLGAGVEVAFGQDCVMDPWYGMGSADMLEVAHMGLHATQMTSRAAIEQCFAAVTTRAATVIGIHDHGLEPGCRANLVVLQAHDVVDAIRLRATRLAVYRDGRCVSRTPARQATLEWDEKPVLIDWLRDAGEG; this is encoded by the coding sequence ATGAGCGAGACCCTTTTGTATAACGCCCGTCTGCCAGACGGCCGACAACAGATGTCGATCCTGATCAAGGATGGTCGGATCAAAGCCATTGAGCCGGACGCCACGCTGGCAGACACCATTGTCGCTTCGCGTGAGGATCTGCGAGGATATCTGGTGAGTCCTTCATTTGTGGATGCTCACTTTCACATGGACTCGACACTGCGATACGGGCAACCCAGAGTCAATCAGAGCGGCACCTTGTTCGAAGGTATCGAGATCTGGCGCGAACTCAAGCCTGCACTTGCCCGCGACCAGATTATCCAGACAGCGACCCGCTACTGCCAGTGGGCGGTTGCCAACGGATTGCTGGCCATCCGCAGCCACGTTGACATCAGCGATCCAAAACTGCTGGCAGTCGAGGCCCTGCTCGAAGTCCAGCAAGCCGTACGGCCCTATCTGGACCTTCAGCTTGTCGCATTTCCGCAAGACGGTCTGTTACGTCGGCCCGGGTCGCTTGAACAACTTGAGCGTGCACTCGACCTGGGCGTCAATGTGGTTGGTGGCATTCCACATTATGAGAGAACGAGCCAGGAAGGTGCACGCAGCATCGAGATCCTGTGCGAGCTCGCCGCCAGACGCGCCCTCATGATAGACATGCACTGCGACGAAACCGATGACCCATGGTCACGCCACATCGAGACACTTACCTTTCAGACCCAGCGCTTTGGCCTTCAGGGGCGTGTCACCGGTTCCCATCTGTGCTCCATGCACAGTATGGACAATGACTACGCACACAAATTAATCAGTCTCATGGCCGAGTCCAGGATGCGTGTGGTCTCCAACCCCCTGATCAACATGACCCTGCAGGGTCGCCGCGATACTTATCCCAAGCGACGCGGACTCACCCGGGTCCCCGAACTGCTTGGCGCCGGTGTGGAGGTCGCATTCGGTCAGGACTGTGTGATGGATCCCTGGTATGGCATGGGTTCGGCAGACATGCTCGAAGTCGCTCACATGGGGCTGCACGCCACTCAAATGACCAGTCGGGCTGCCATCGAGCAGTGCTTCGCGGCGGTGACCACTCGGGCCGCGACCGTGATTGGCATTCACGATCACGGTCTGGAACCGGGATGCAGAGCCAACCTGGTCGTCCTACAGGCCCATGATGTCGTCGATGCCATCCGGCTCAGAGCAACTCGCCTGGCGGTTTACCGTGACGGTCGCTGTGTCAGCCGGACACCGGCAAGACAGGCCACACTCGAGTGGGACGAGAAACCCGTTTTGATTGACTGGCTGAGAGATGCGGGTGAAGGCTGA
- a CDS encoding CYTH domain-containing protein, which produces MSQSEEHKLPTEFDKRITNREFKLLLDPEGLDRRSKVNQLIGLVRAFCDKEGVEFFHLDNADTGLRNVYFFDTPGEELRHNHLILRVRESRQNVWVDDWCEVTLKCRAPTLKASQSFQPVPDTPHKHRLRLKEEILRGDGLGTTRCIYSNNSILDSIPIESIFERTWEGVIKIYPDLARVGLDKNLPVRIVGGAANKILEASLPLGNLVFGDRVQAHCDLAIWMRSVGEPIIGELAFAYRVNDQNREDKKAHKRANVFFRDLQLAIHHWLAPGTTKTAMVYGKPE; this is translated from the coding sequence ATGAGCCAGTCTGAAGAGCATAAACTGCCGACCGAATTTGATAAACGCATCACCAACCGGGAATTCAAGCTATTGCTCGATCCCGAAGGTCTGGACAGGCGCAGCAAGGTCAATCAGTTGATCGGGCTTGTTCGCGCCTTCTGCGACAAGGAAGGGGTTGAGTTCTTTCATCTGGACAACGCCGACACGGGTCTGCGTAACGTTTACTTTTTTGACACGCCCGGCGAAGAGCTTCGACACAATCATCTGATCTTGCGGGTGCGCGAATCGCGGCAGAATGTATGGGTTGACGACTGGTGTGAAGTGACACTGAAGTGTCGTGCACCTACGCTCAAGGCGTCTCAGTCCTTCCAGCCAGTTCCGGACACCCCGCACAAGCATCGCCTGCGGCTCAAGGAGGAGATCTTGCGCGGGGATGGGCTGGGTACCACTCGCTGCATCTATTCCAATAACTCGATTCTGGATTCGATTCCGATCGAGAGTATTTTTGAGCGAACCTGGGAAGGTGTCATCAAGATCTATCCGGATCTGGCACGGGTGGGGCTAGACAAGAACTTGCCGGTACGGATTGTCGGTGGGGCCGCCAACAAGATTCTCGAGGCCAGCCTGCCGCTGGGTAATCTGGTATTCGGAGACCGGGTGCAGGCGCACTGTGATCTCGCGATCTGGATGCGTTCAGTGGGCGAACCCATTATTGGTGAGCTTGCGTTTGCGTACCGTGTGAATGATCAGAACCGTGAGGACAAGAAAGCTCACAAGCGTGCCAACGTCTTTTTTCGGGATCTGCAACTGGCCATCCACCACTGGCTCGCGCCAGGAACCACCAAGACCGCGATGGTCTATGGCAAACCTGAGTGA
- a CDS encoding chromate transporter gives MTSPEQSAQVAPPGPGGRKTDAQETRNPDQRNRPGLWEIFLQFLIIGAVSFGGGIIAYEKILLTEKKRWLTDDEFMAALAISQTMPGLNAVNLAVLAGDKLRGVIGSVIAVLGLLLPGCTFVLVVGLVYIKNADHPMANLLLTAVAAAATGLLSAITYRIGKNQLTHVKPLIIVIATFVLMSIVNLSLPMVLLIMAPVAIFVYRPRKG, from the coding sequence ATGACATCTCCAGAACAATCGGCGCAAGTGGCACCACCGGGACCCGGTGGCCGCAAGACAGATGCCCAGGAAACGAGAAACCCGGATCAACGTAACCGTCCGGGCTTGTGGGAGATCTTCCTGCAGTTTCTGATTATCGGTGCAGTCAGCTTCGGGGGTGGCATTATCGCCTACGAAAAAATCCTCCTGACTGAAAAAAAACGCTGGCTCACGGATGACGAGTTCATGGCAGCACTGGCGATCAGCCAGACCATGCCGGGTCTGAATGCGGTCAACCTGGCGGTGCTGGCCGGTGACAAACTGCGCGGGGTAATCGGTTCTGTGATTGCCGTACTGGGCTTGCTGCTGCCCGGTTGTACCTTCGTACTGGTGGTCGGACTGGTCTACATTAAAAACGCCGACCACCCGATGGCGAACCTGCTGCTGACAGCGGTTGCTGCTGCCGCCACAGGCCTGCTTTCGGCGATCACCTACCGAATCGGCAAGAACCAGCTCACACATGTCAAGCCATTGATCATCGTGATTGCTACCTTTGTACTGATGAGTATCGTCAATCTCTCGCTGCCGATGGTGTTGCTGATCATGGCGCCGGTCGCGATCTTTGTTTACCGCCCACGCAAGGGATAG
- a CDS encoding chromate transporter yields the protein MAALIHLALTFGMLSVLAVGGGTAVLHEMQEVLLQRYQISSDMFVHVYSVGQLAPGPNMTMVLVFGYQIAGLFGAAIVGLSFFFPSSFLCFWVGRIWTRIGDTPWRRAVQSALEPISIGLMCSGVYAVAKAAISGPLTITLAVVSFLIILLTRVNPVYVILGVGGAGALFNVWLS from the coding sequence ATGGCAGCTTTGATTCACCTTGCTCTGACCTTCGGCATGTTGTCGGTGCTCGCGGTCGGGGGCGGCACGGCCGTCCTGCACGAGATGCAGGAAGTGCTGCTGCAGCGTTACCAGATCAGCTCGGACATGTTTGTCCACGTCTATAGCGTCGGACAACTCGCTCCTGGGCCCAACATGACCATGGTGCTGGTGTTCGGTTACCAGATCGCCGGGTTGTTTGGAGCAGCGATTGTTGGTCTGTCGTTTTTCTTTCCGTCGAGTTTTTTGTGTTTCTGGGTTGGCCGGATCTGGACCCGAATTGGCGACACGCCATGGCGACGCGCGGTGCAAAGCGCGCTCGAGCCGATCTCGATCGGTTTGATGTGTTCTGGCGTCTATGCGGTGGCCAAGGCGGCCATCTCGGGTCCGTTGACCATCACACTGGCGGTGGTGTCGTTTCTGATCATTTTGCTGACACGCGTGAATCCGGTCTATGTGATTCTAGGGGTGGGCGGTGCCGGTGCCCTGTTCAACGTCTGGCTGTCCTGA
- a CDS encoding DUF167 domain-containing protein, which produces MEKPVWLDESAQAWLLRIRLQPGARRSGVVGEHGDRLKIAVRAPAVDGKANEALLHWLGEQLDVPRTTVTLVSGQTSRDKRVAVQKIDGLTQTTVCTALAS; this is translated from the coding sequence TTGGAAAAGCCAGTCTGGCTTGATGAGTCCGCGCAGGCATGGTTGTTGAGAATTCGACTACAGCCCGGTGCACGACGAAGCGGGGTCGTGGGCGAGCACGGTGACCGACTCAAGATTGCAGTTCGCGCGCCCGCCGTGGATGGAAAGGCAAATGAGGCACTGCTGCACTGGCTCGGTGAGCAGCTTGACGTGCCACGTACGACGGTGACGCTGGTTTCCGGGCAGACCAGTCGGGATAAACGTGTGGCCGTCCAGAAAATCGACGGCCTGACGCAAACAACTGTGTGCACAGCGCTGGCGTCTTGA
- the fabI gene encoding enoyl-ACP reductase FabI yields the protein MGFLKGKRILVTGVLSDRSIAYGIAQACHAQGAELAFTYVGDRFKERVQGYASQFNSSIVLPCDVSEDAQIESTFETLGQQWDGLDGLVHSIGFAPRESIAGEFLDGLSREAFRVAHDISAYSFPAMAKAALPMMKDRRGALLTLTYLGAERVVTNYNTMGLAKASLEASVRYLASNLGPIGIRVNGISAGPIKTLAASGIKDFSSILKFVESNAPLRRNVTIEDVGNVAAFLLSDLAGGVTGEITHVDAGFSTVVPGG from the coding sequence ATGGGATTTTTAAAAGGCAAACGAATTCTGGTAACCGGCGTACTATCTGACCGGTCAATCGCCTATGGCATTGCGCAGGCCTGCCATGCTCAGGGAGCGGAACTTGCCTTCACATACGTCGGCGATCGCTTCAAGGAACGCGTTCAGGGCTACGCCAGTCAGTTCAACAGTTCCATCGTCCTGCCTTGTGATGTATCCGAGGACGCCCAGATCGAAAGTACGTTTGAAACGCTTGGCCAGCAATGGGATGGTCTGGACGGACTGGTGCATTCGATCGGATTTGCACCGCGCGAGTCCATCGCTGGCGAATTCCTGGATGGTCTGTCACGCGAAGCGTTTCGTGTTGCCCATGACATTTCTGCCTACAGCTTTCCGGCGATGGCCAAGGCTGCACTACCCATGATGAAAGACCGCCGGGGTGCACTGCTGACCCTGACCTATCTGGGCGCCGAGCGGGTAGTCACCAACTACAACACCATGGGTCTGGCCAAAGCCTCGCTCGAAGCCAGTGTGCGTTACCTGGCCAGCAACCTCGGCCCGATCGGTATTCGTGTGAATGGCATCTCGGCTGGTCCCATCAAGACGCTTGCGGCCAGCGGCATCAAGGACTTCTCGTCAATTCTGAAGTTTGTTGAAAGCAATGCGCCGCTGCGTCGCAATGTGACCATTGAAGACGTGGGCAATGTGGCGGCTTTCCTGCTGTCAGATCTGGCAGGGGGTGTCACGGGCGAGATCACTCACGTTGATGCCGGGTTCTCCACGGTCGTGCCTGGCGGCTGA
- a CDS encoding LysM peptidoglycan-binding domain-containing protein encodes MKLSRWAGLVMVIAVAGCSTIDQREPGAELTTRSIDLTREPIDVWDRIRRGFAVPNLNSDLVDKWTAYYAAHPKSLQRMADRSGKYLYYIVDEINRRGLPTELALLPFVESAYNPNAYSRAHASGLWQFIPSTGTAFELEQTWWRDQRRDPVASTNSALDYLEYLFEYQGDWFLAFASYNWGEGSVKRAIAKNEAAGKPTDYLSLRMPSETANYVPKLQAIKNIIADPERYAVILPIVDNEPYFVTLKKDQDIDVVIAAQLAEMPLEEFKELNPSYNQGVILADLQPEILLPREKLATYLANLAQYQGDLSSWEKYLASDGESLSAIASQFNVPLETLRRANDLKRNQSSIAGTQLLIIPGPTVIESIAAADVRSPVRVYRVKRGDTLSSIARRNQTSVASLQSFNNLKSTRLRVGQRLRIPG; translated from the coding sequence CTGAAGTTGTCCCGCTGGGCTGGTCTGGTCATGGTGATCGCCGTCGCAGGATGCTCAACGATCGATCAACGCGAACCTGGTGCTGAACTGACCACCCGCAGCATCGACCTGACGCGCGAGCCGATTGATGTCTGGGATCGCATCAGACGAGGCTTCGCCGTTCCAAATCTCAACTCGGATCTGGTTGACAAGTGGACCGCATACTATGCCGCGCATCCCAAATCCCTCCAGCGCATGGCGGACCGCTCTGGGAAGTACCTCTATTACATCGTCGATGAAATCAACCGGCGTGGACTGCCGACCGAACTGGCGCTATTGCCGTTTGTAGAAAGCGCCTACAACCCGAATGCCTATTCAAGAGCCCACGCGTCGGGGCTGTGGCAATTCATCCCAAGCACCGGAACCGCATTCGAACTTGAGCAAACCTGGTGGCGCGACCAGCGACGTGACCCGGTCGCTTCCACCAACTCTGCACTGGACTACCTGGAGTATCTGTTCGAATACCAGGGCGACTGGTTCCTTGCTTTCGCGTCTTACAACTGGGGCGAAGGCTCAGTCAAACGCGCGATTGCCAAGAACGAAGCAGCCGGAAAACCCACTGACTACCTGTCTTTGAGAATGCCAAGCGAAACGGCCAACTACGTGCCCAAGCTGCAGGCAATCAAAAACATCATTGCAGACCCGGAAAGATACGCCGTCATTCTGCCTATTGTGGATAACGAACCCTATTTCGTAACACTCAAGAAGGATCAGGACATCGATGTAGTGATTGCCGCCCAGCTGGCCGAGATGCCACTCGAAGAGTTCAAGGAACTCAACCCATCGTACAACCAGGGGGTGATTCTCGCTGATTTGCAACCGGAAATCCTCCTGCCACGAGAAAAGTTAGCCACTTACCTGGCCAATCTGGCCCAGTATCAAGGCGATCTGAGCAGCTGGGAAAAGTACCTTGCCAGCGATGGCGAAAGTCTCTCTGCGATTGCCAGTCAGTTTAATGTGCCCCTCGAGACGCTTCGACGCGCCAACGATCTCAAACGTAACCAGTCCAGCATCGCGGGCACGCAGCTGCTCATCATTCCTGGTCCGACCGTGATCGAGTCGATTGCTGCGGCCGATGTACGCTCACCGGTACGCGTATATCGAGTCAAGCGAGGCGACACCCTGTCATCGATTGCGCGACGCAATCAGACAAGCGTCGCTTCGCTTCAGTCTTTCAATAACTTAAAATCTACCCGGTTGCGCGTTGGTCAGCGTCTGCGGATTCCAGGCTAG
- the gloB gene encoding hydroxyacylglutathione hydrolase translates to MVNIRPVRAFTDNYIWLVEDGKHAVVVDPGQAEPVLHALRQDNLILTAILLTHHHQDHVGGVLELIEHTRVPVYGPAMEQLPACDVPLSEGDRIELTEPALSLEVIDVPGHTAGHIALYGDSVGGKPVLFCGDTLFVAGCGRLFEGTPEQMLSSLDKLCALPGDTQVFCAHEYTQSNLKWARTVDPDNESLMEMEQLVRAVREINQPSVPSRISVEKRCNPFLRSRDATIAQAAQTWAGQALTTPVDVFAALREWKNRF, encoded by the coding sequence ATGGTTAACATCCGGCCTGTCCGCGCCTTCACCGACAACTACATCTGGCTTGTTGAAGACGGCAAGCACGCAGTCGTTGTCGACCCTGGACAAGCCGAACCGGTGCTTCATGCGCTCAGGCAGGACAATCTGATACTGACCGCCATTCTACTCACCCATCACCACCAGGATCATGTCGGCGGGGTTCTGGAACTCATCGAGCACACTCGTGTCCCAGTCTATGGTCCTGCCATGGAACAGCTCCCGGCCTGTGACGTGCCGTTATCCGAGGGCGACCGGATCGAGCTGACCGAGCCGGCGCTCTCGCTAGAGGTCATTGACGTACCCGGCCACACTGCCGGACACATCGCACTTTATGGTGACAGTGTCGGCGGCAAACCGGTCCTCTTCTGTGGTGACACCCTGTTTGTTGCGGGCTGTGGCCGACTGTTCGAGGGAACCCCCGAGCAGATGCTATCCTCGCTCGACAAACTGTGTGCCCTGCCCGGGGACACTCAGGTCTTCTGTGCGCACGAGTACACCCAATCCAATCTCAAATGGGCTCGCACCGTCGACCCTGACAACGAGTCGCTCATGGAAATGGAGCAACTGGTGCGGGCTGTGCGCGAGATCAACCAGCCATCGGTGCCTTCAAGGATCAGTGTTGAAAAACGCTGCAATCCATTCCTGCGCAGTCGTGATGCAACCATCGCGCAGGCAGCCCAGACATGGGCCGGGCAGGCACTGACCACACCTGTGGACGTCTTTGCCGCCCTCAGAGAATGGAAAAACAGGTTCTAA
- a CDS encoding class I SAM-dependent methyltransferase: MESEVKPPIVELQRWFDSDVGHYVRNWEQARIDNLVADVFGFRAVQYGLPEFDYLAANRMPFKVYAGPARLRKEVSDRWQASVLCEAEQLPFDGNSIDLLVLAHTLSSAEDQHMVLREAQRVLVPEGRLVIVGFNPWSLWGLRNCLPGLSPWFPSGEAGGVSPARLKDWLRLLSFEIDRGHFGCYAPAVGSQKWLDRFAFMEKAGDRWWPIFGSVYLVSAVKRVAGMRLITPAWKRKSQRRTARAAAGVVSRKG, from the coding sequence ATGGAATCAGAAGTCAAGCCTCCAATTGTAGAACTGCAGCGCTGGTTTGACAGTGATGTTGGTCATTATGTCCGGAATTGGGAGCAGGCACGGATCGACAACCTGGTTGCAGATGTATTCGGGTTCAGGGCGGTCCAGTACGGACTGCCCGAGTTTGACTACCTGGCTGCCAACCGGATGCCTTTCAAAGTCTATGCCGGACCGGCACGATTGAGAAAGGAGGTCAGCGATCGCTGGCAGGCCAGTGTGTTGTGCGAGGCCGAGCAGCTGCCCTTTGACGGAAATAGTATCGATCTGCTGGTACTGGCCCATACACTCAGCAGTGCCGAGGATCAGCACATGGTCTTGCGTGAGGCGCAGCGGGTGCTCGTGCCAGAAGGCCGACTGGTCATTGTGGGATTCAATCCGTGGAGTCTCTGGGGGCTGAGAAACTGTCTGCCTGGACTTTCACCCTGGTTTCCGTCAGGGGAGGCGGGGGGCGTTTCACCTGCGCGACTGAAGGACTGGTTGCGGTTACTGTCGTTCGAGATCGATCGAGGGCACTTCGGATGCTACGCGCCTGCAGTCGGGAGTCAGAAATGGCTGGACCGGTTTGCGTTCATGGAAAAAGCGGGTGACCGGTGGTGGCCAATCTTCGGTTCAGTTTACCTCGTGTCGGCAGTCAAGCGGGTTGCCGGTATGCGACTCATCACGCCAGCATGGAAGCGCAAGTCCCAGCGCCGGACCGCACGTGCAGCAGCAGGCGTCGTCTCCCGCAAAGGCTGA
- the rnhA gene encoding ribonuclease HI: MAKVEIWTDGACKGNPGLGGWGVLLRSGGKEKTLSGGARDTTNNRMELQAVIEALKVLKRPCQVVLHTDSQYVQKGMTEWISGWKARQWRTASKQPVKNADLWQELDVLAGQHSIDWRWVRGHDGDPGNERADELANQGVEKARRL, translated from the coding sequence ATGGCGAAAGTAGAAATCTGGACTGACGGTGCCTGCAAGGGTAATCCGGGCCTTGGCGGCTGGGGGGTGCTGTTGCGAAGTGGCGGGAAAGAAAAGACGTTGTCTGGCGGTGCACGTGACACAACCAACAACCGGATGGAACTTCAGGCGGTCATCGAGGCTCTAAAAGTGCTCAAGCGCCCATGTCAGGTCGTCTTGCATACGGACTCTCAGTATGTCCAGAAAGGAATGACCGAATGGATATCAGGATGGAAGGCGCGTCAGTGGCGAACCGCCAGCAAGCAACCGGTCAAGAACGCAGACCTCTGGCAGGAGCTCGATGTGCTGGCGGGTCAGCATTCGATCGACTGGCGATGGGTGCGGGGTCACGACGGCGACCCTGGCAATGAGCGGGCTGACGAACTCGCCAATCAGGGCGTCGAGAAGGCTCGCCGTCTTTAA
- a CDS encoding efflux RND transporter periplasmic adaptor subunit, protein MKTSNRILASVVLLGAGLAAGYYSPVWLPMIGLSGPAATSGVAASSPAPAAPARAAPAVPVEIAVVEEVSFPRGLSAIGNLRSAESIVISAEISGRIAKINFEEGQPVSQGDVLVELDDSVPRAELAQAEANLALAQSRFDRSQRLQTAGFVSKEAREDASIALQLQQAAIELAKARLDKTRIVAPFDGVVGLRKVSIGEYLSPGQDIAPLESIEVLKADFRLPERYVSDIQVGQTLEINVDALPQRQFLGEVYAVSPLVEAGGRSVMVRANVDNQDGLLFPGMFARVQLITQAGDAIVVPETALSPSGQRQFVYRVTDSIAEQVPVEIGERRGGLVEIVAGLQAGDQVTVSGLQRIRDGATVNILGEPRTASQVATDAAEKAASVGGTAS, encoded by the coding sequence ATGAAAACTTCAAATCGAATCCTTGCATCCGTGGTGTTGCTTGGTGCTGGCCTTGCAGCTGGCTATTATTCCCCTGTCTGGTTGCCGATGATTGGGCTGAGTGGTCCTGCAGCCACGTCAGGTGTTGCCGCCTCTTCACCCGCGCCGGCCGCGCCAGCGCGCGCTGCGCCCGCCGTGCCAGTCGAAATCGCGGTGGTTGAAGAGGTCAGTTTCCCGCGAGGACTGAGTGCGATCGGGAATTTGCGATCGGCCGAGTCGATTGTCATCAGTGCGGAAATTTCCGGGCGAATCGCGAAGATCAATTTTGAGGAAGGTCAGCCGGTGAGTCAGGGTGACGTGCTGGTGGAGCTCGATGATTCGGTTCCGCGCGCCGAGCTGGCCCAGGCCGAAGCCAATCTGGCGCTTGCACAATCGCGCTTTGATCGTTCCCAGCGCCTGCAGACAGCCGGATTTGTCAGCAAGGAGGCCAGAGAGGACGCCAGCATTGCCTTGCAACTCCAGCAGGCAGCCATCGAGCTTGCCAAGGCTCGACTGGATAAAACACGGATCGTTGCGCCATTTGACGGAGTGGTCGGTCTGCGCAAGGTTTCAATCGGTGAGTACCTGAGCCCTGGGCAGGACATTGCACCGCTGGAGTCGATCGAAGTGCTCAAGGCAGACTTCCGTCTGCCGGAGCGCTATGTTTCTGATATTCAGGTCGGTCAGACGCTGGAGATCAATGTCGACGCGCTCCCGCAGAGGCAGTTCCTGGGGGAGGTGTATGCAGTCAGTCCCTTGGTCGAAGCCGGTGGTCGCTCGGTCATGGTGCGTGCCAACGTGGACAATCAGGATGGATTGCTGTTTCCCGGCATGTTTGCCCGGGTGCAATTGATTACCCAGGCCGGTGACGCAATCGTCGTTCCGGAAACCGCACTGTCTCCATCAGGGCAGAGACAGTTCGTGTACAGAGTCACCGACAGTATTGCCGAGCAGGTGCCGGTGGAAATCGGTGAGCGTCGTGGCGGACTGGTTGAGATTGTCGCGGGCTTGCAGGCTGGCGATCAGGTGACTGTCTCAGGGTTGCAGCGTATACGTGATGGTGCCACAGTGAATATTCTTGGCGAACCCCGAACGGCCTCGCAAGTCGCGACAGATGCTGCAGAGAAAGCCGCGTCTGTGGGCGGGACTGCATCATGA